A window of the Phragmites australis chromosome 20, lpPhrAust1.1, whole genome shotgun sequence genome harbors these coding sequences:
- the LOC133902518 gene encoding probable cytokinin riboside 5'-monophosphate phosphoribohydrolase LOGL9 produces the protein MEGASKDGGGKAGAERSRFRRVCVFCGSSSGKRSSYRDAAVELGEELVARKVDLVYGGGSLGLMGEVSEAVHKGGGHVIGVIPTTLMGKEITGETVGEVRAVAGMHQRKAEMARNSDAFIALPGGYGTLDELLEVIAWAQLGIHSKPVGLLNVDGYYNFLLAFIDKAVDDGFIKPAQRHIFVSAPDASGLVQKLEEYEAVQDEDPATPKLRWEIEQVGYNASLQAEIAR, from the exons ATGGAAGGGGCCAGCAAGGACGGCGGCGGCAAGGCCGGGGCGGAGCGGTCGAGGTTCAGGCGGGTGTGCGTGTTCTGCGGGAGCAGCtcgggcaagcggagcagctaccgggacgccgccgtcgagctcggCGAGGAGCTG GTGGCGAGGAAGGTGGATTTGGTGTACGGAGGGGGCAGCCTGGGGCTCATGGGGGAGGTCTCCGAGGCCGTGCACAAGGGCGGCGGCCATGTCATTGG CGTGATACCGACCACTCTAATGGGCAAGGAGATCACCGGGGAGACGGTGGGCGAGGTGCGGGCCGTGGCGGGCATGCACCAGCGCAAGGCCGAGATGGCGCGCAACTCCGACGCCTTCATCGCGCTCCCCG GTGGGTACGGGACGCTGGACGAGCTCCTGGAGGTGATCGCGTGGGCCCAGCTCGGCATCCACAGCAAACCG GTGGGCCTGCTGAACGTGGACGGGTACTACAACTTCCTGCTGGCCTTCATCGACAAGGCGGTGGACGACGGGTTCATCAAGCCCGCCCAGCGCCACATCTTCGTCAGCGCCCCCGACGCCAGCGGCCTCGTCCAGAAGCTCGAG GAGTACGAGGCGGTGCAGGACGAGGACCCTGCGACGCCCAAGCTGCGGTGGGAGATCGAGCAGGTCGGCTACAACGCCTCGCTCCAGGCTGAAATCGCTCGCTGA